The Candidatus Bathyarchaeia archaeon genome contains a region encoding:
- a CDS encoding FtsX-like permease family protein — NQMLNTLTMFFATIGLVALFAGSFGVANTMIMSVTERTREIGVLKAIGAKSYDIMKIFLAESLLIGFIGGGAGVVVGSVLVYAFPMLTSGLFAAGTSPLGMRNPFSGAVNPGLDGRSMQTVMLATPTITPMNIAICFSLGALVGVLAGLYPAWRASKMRPVEALKHV; from the coding sequence AACCAGATGCTAAACACTCTAACAATGTTCTTCGCTACGATAGGGCTGGTAGCCTTATTCGCCGGCAGCTTCGGCGTGGCAAACACCATGATAATGTCTGTAACTGAGAGAACCCGCGAGATAGGTGTATTGAAAGCTATAGGGGCGAAAAGCTATGACATAATGAAGATTTTTCTCGCTGAGTCGCTTCTGATAGGATTTATAGGTGGTGGGGCAGGCGTAGTCGTTGGAAGCGTGCTGGTATATGCGTTCCCAATGTTAACGTCCGGACTATTTGCGGCTGGCACCTCCCCATTAGGCATGAGGAACCCGTTCTCTGGCGCAGTGAATCCGGGATTAGACGGCAGATCTATGCAAACAGTTATGTTGGCTACCCCAACCATAACGCCCATGAATATCGCAATATGCTTCTCTCTGGGGGCATTAGTTGGGGTTCTGGCCGGACTCTATCCGGCTTGGCGTGCTTCAAAAATGAGACCTGTGGAGGCGCTTAAACATGTCTAA
- a CDS encoding ABC transporter ATP-binding protein, protein MSKTIVRTINLSKVYRRGKVNVPALNNVNLQVLSGEIIGIMGPSGSGKTTLLNLIGGLDRPTSGKIFVDGVDITALGEKDLADYRLRKVGFVFQFYNLIPTLTALENVEIPMALAGVPKNERREKAVNLLKMIGLEARADHKPDELSGGEQQRIAIARALANNPSMVLADEPTGDLDSKSALTLMNLIKDLNKKNGQTFIIVTHDLIVAERCTKIYAIRDGRIDIQK, encoded by the coding sequence ATGTCTAAAACTATTGTTAGAACAATTAATTTGAGCAAAGTCTATAGGCGCGGCAAGGTTAATGTTCCAGCCCTAAATAACGTTAATCTCCAAGTGTTATCCGGCGAGATAATTGGCATAATGGGGCCTTCAGGCTCTGGCAAGACAACTTTGCTAAATCTTATAGGCGGCTTAGATAGGCCGACAAGCGGAAAAATATTTGTTGACGGCGTTGACATAACGGCTTTAGGTGAGAAGGATTTAGCCGACTACAGACTTAGGAAGGTTGGATTCGTATTTCAATTCTATAACCTTATACCGACGCTAACCGCACTAGAAAACGTTGAAATACCGATGGCGTTAGCAGGCGTCCCAAAAAACGAGAGGCGTGAAAAGGCAGTTAACCTCCTAAAGATGATTGGCTTAGAGGCGAGAGCCGACCATAAGCCTGATGAGCTGAGCGGGGGAGAACAGCAGCGCATAGCAATAGCAAGAGCATTAGCAAATAATCCATCAATGGTTTTAGCCGATGAGCCGACCGGAGATTTAGACTCTAAATCAGCGCTCACATTAATGAATCTCATAAAGGATCTGAACAAAAAGAATGGACAAACATTTATCATAGTAACCCATGACCTGATAGTCGCAGAAAGATGCACGAAAATCTACGCTATCAGAGATGGAAGAATAGATATACAGAAATAA
- a CDS encoding alpha-L-fucosidase, whose amino-acid sequence MKDREWFKKVYRRNVVDMHIADWDENFLSEFNAKKYVEALALARVESTVVYATSHMGLCYYPTKIGAMHKGLRGRDILGEVIDLCHENGINVVVYYSLIFNVWAYDAHPDWRIIRADGKEAAENSRYGVCCPNSPYRDFAIKQVEEICKNYDFEGIRFDMTFWPTVCYCKHCQEKYSEEVGGEIPRIVNWLDQKWVTFQRKREKWLIDFAALITSTVRRIKPEVTAEHQSSTYDKSWLLSVTQKLSEQCDFLQGDFYGGLLEESFACKLFHNLTKNKPCAFETSSNVSLTDHTTLKPKELLELEAYAAIANGAAFVFIDAINPDGTLNESVYYTMREIFEEIEKYEKYLGGEPIADAAIYFSTESKFDLADNGKNVMEASQKMPHLESALNVAESFIRNHIPFTVITKKNLGSLSSYKVLVLPNVLMMDEEEAEAFREFVKNGGVLYASKHTSLIRKDGKMGDFLLSDL is encoded by the coding sequence TTGAAGGATAGGGAATGGTTTAAGAAAGTTTATCGGCGAAATGTTGTTGATATGCATATTGCTGATTGGGATGAAAATTTTCTATCCGAGTTTAACGCGAAAAAATATGTAGAAGCTCTAGCATTAGCTAGAGTTGAATCGACAGTTGTATATGCAACATCTCATATGGGTCTCTGCTACTATCCAACAAAAATTGGAGCTATGCATAAGGGTTTAAGGGGAAGAGATATACTGGGGGAAGTTATCGATCTATGCCATGAAAATGGAATTAATGTTGTAGTTTACTATAGTTTGATATTCAATGTATGGGCTTACGACGCTCACCCTGATTGGAGAATTATAAGAGCAGATGGAAAAGAGGCTGCTGAAAATAGTCGATACGGTGTTTGTTGTCCAAACTCACCTTACCGAGACTTTGCCATAAAGCAGGTCGAAGAGATCTGTAAGAATTACGATTTTGAGGGTATTCGTTTCGACATGACATTCTGGCCCACAGTTTGCTACTGTAAACATTGTCAGGAAAAGTATTCTGAGGAGGTGGGAGGAGAGATCCCGAGAATCGTCAATTGGCTTGACCAAAAGTGGGTAACCTTTCAAAGAAAAAGAGAAAAATGGTTGATTGACTTTGCTGCCTTAATTACTTCTACAGTAAGAAGAATAAAGCCTGAAGTTACTGCGGAGCATCAATCCTCTACGTACGATAAATCATGGTTGCTGAGCGTCACTCAAAAATTGAGTGAACAGTGCGATTTTTTGCAAGGCGATTTTTATGGCGGGCTCTTAGAAGAGAGCTTTGCCTGTAAGCTATTTCACAATTTAACGAAAAATAAACCGTGTGCATTTGAAACATCTTCTAATGTTTCTCTTACCGATCACACAACTCTGAAACCGAAGGAATTACTGGAGTTAGAAGCCTATGCAGCTATTGCAAATGGGGCTGCTTTTGTTTTTATTGACGCGATTAACCCTGATGGAACGCTGAATGAGAGTGTATACTATACCATGAGAGAAATCTTTGAGGAAATAGAGAAATATGAAAAATACTTAGGGGGTGAGCCTATTGCTGACGCAGCCATTTACTTTAGTACCGAATCCAAGTTCGACCTCGCTGATAATGGGAAAAATGTGATGGAAGCATCTCAAAAAATGCCTCACTTAGAATCTGCTTTAAATGTTGCTGAATCATTCATCAGGAATCATATTCCTTTCACTGTTATAACGAAGAAGAACTTAGGGAGTCTATCATCTTACAAGGTGCTTGTGCTTCCTAATGTTCTAATGATGGATGAAGAAGAAGCTGAGGCGTTCAGAGAGTTTGTAAAAAATGGCGGTGTGCTTTACGCCAGTAAGCATACATCCCTTATAAGAAAAGATGGGAAAATGGGAGACTTCTTGTTATCTGACCTTC